TGATTAAAAATTAGCGAGTATCAATCAAACATTGCTGATCCGTTAGGAGATTTAACAATTAAAACAGCATTAGAAACAGGACAACCATTATTAATTTATGATTTTAATAAAATTAAAACAACTTTAAAAATTACTGATAATTATGAAAATAAAACTTTTGGAATTAAAAAAGGTGATTTAGTTGTTGTTGATGGTGCTGAATTTGTTGAATTAATCGGGGTGCGGGTAAATCCAATGTATGCTGTTAGTTCTGAAACAACAGAAATGACTGTTTTAGCGTTACATTTAAATCATATTATGATGCGTCAACAACAACGAAAAGTTGGGATTAGTAATATTAACTTACAACGTTATATTAAACCACTTAGTTATGCCACGGTGGGGTTAGGGTTATCCAGGTACTTATATTTATTAAAAATTAATGGTTTTTTAGAAGAATTATCGGTTTTAAATTTTATTAAAGAATATAAAAAAGCAGTTGAACCAATTAGTATTACTTTAACTGAAATTAACCACTTAGTTGGTCATAATTTTAAGATCACTGATATTAAAGCTTTGTTAGAACCATTAGCGTTCCGCTTACAAGAAACAGGAGAGAACTTATTAGTAACTCCCCCAGTAACAAGAACAGATATTTTTCAAAAAGCGGATTTAATTGAAGAAATTGCGCGCTTGTTTGGGTATGATCAAATTACACCCCAAGCCCCAGTTGCTCCACATTTAGCAAAAGTAAAACGTCCACGGGAAAAAACAATGAAGAATTTTGAAACCTTTTTACTAAATAATGGTTTTTATCAAGCAAAAACATATGCCTTAGTTAGTACAAAGGAAGTTGAGAATTTTAACTTTTTCAATTATCAAAAACCATATCATTTGTTATCACCATTATCACAAGAACATGAAGTAATGCGTTTAAGTTTAACAAACAGTTTATTAGATAGTATTGCTTATAATAATGCACGGAATAATAAAAATGTAAAATTGTTTACCGTTGAAAAGATTTATGCTAATGGTGGGGAAAGTTATTATCATGGGGCCTTTGTTAGTCAAAGTGAAATTGTGCAAAATAAGGCGACGGGAGATAAGTTAACAAATTCATATTATTATATGAAAAGTCTCTTAGAAGCTTACTTACAAAGTGAGCAAATTGATCTTAACGAATTAACATATCAAACTGCACCAGCAAATAATGTTTATCATCCCTATCAAACTAGTGAAATTTGATTAGGAAACCAATTGCTAGCCGTGCTGGGGGTTATTCATCCGGTGTATAGTAAAGAACATGCTTTAAAAAATCCAGTTTATTTTGGAGAAGTTAATTTTGACGTCATTTTTAATTATTCAGCAAAAAAACGAACTTTCTTTACTGATCTTTATAAGTTTACGCCAAGTAGTCGTGATATTTCCGTTTGAGTTCCCAACGAATTAAACTATCAAGATATTAAAAAAACAATTTTAACAGCCGTAGAAGATGTTGTCACAATGGAAGTCATTGATCAATATTTTGATGAAAAAACAATGCCAAATCATCGGGCTTTAACAATTAGTTTTACCTTCAATAATATGGTAAAACAATTAACCGAAGCAGAGATTAATCAGCAGTTTGATAAAATTAAAGCTAATTTAGCAAAGTTAAAATTACAAATTCGTTAAAAAATAAAATTTATTAAGGATTAAGGACTTCTGGATTCAACAGGACTTAATCCTTTTATTTTCCTTTGTGGTTTTCTTACCTTATAAAATTTAATATCTTAGCAACTCATTCAAGATATATCTTTTTTAATTTTAAAGGATAATCTTGTGATAATTATTTTTTTCTGTTTGATATAAAAAAACATCGTTTTCATAAAGTTCTAACATAATGTTTTATCATTACTTTATTTTCGATGTTCAAAAGTTATTTCATTTTTTTAACATATTCATGTCATTCGTCAATTGCCAAGTAATAATCTTGATACTCTTCATTATGAGTAGGATGGTATTTGGCAATTAACATCCCAAATATTATATTAATTAACATTAAACGTGAAACATAACGGGGGTTATCAACATAAAAATTTAGGATTTCCGTATTTTCTAAAGTTAATTTTTGTAAATTGGCGGGTCCTTTATATTCTTTGTTAATTGTTAGTAAAATAATTTTAACATTTCGTTTGGTTGCAATTTCAATTAAAAAATGATATTCCGCGTCTTGTAAACTTTTAGAAATTAAGATTAAGATGTCATCTGCTTCAAGTGTTTCAATAATTTGAATTGTCGCATAATAATTTGATAAATAAGTTGAATTATATTTTAAAACATTTAAATGGAGATTTAAGTTATCACATATTAAGCCATGCCTGGTAATCCCTCAAATAACAATTCGTTTACTATTATGAATTGTATCAATGATTTTCTCTAATTGATTTACTTTTAAATTCCGATAAGTTTCATCCAAGGCATAAGTATGTAACTTATAAATATTATCAACAACATTATGTAAGGTTGTATTATCTTCTTGAATATCAAATTCTTTAATATTATTATATTTACCAGCAACTCATACTTTAAATTTACTATAATTTTCAAAACCTAATTTTTTAATTAACCGACTTAACGTTGATGTGTTAATAAAAAGACTGTCAGCTAATTCGTTGATGGTTAATTCTAAAACACTTTGAATATCTTTGTTTAATTTTTCAACTAATTGAACTTGCAATGCAGTTAATTGATTTTCTTTGTCATATGTTATGATCATCATTTCGGCTCCTCATTTTTACACATTTATGATTTTAAAAATAAATGTATACCTATATTATAGCAATAATTTTCCAAAAAAAAATTTATTCATCAAATTAATTGTACGGAAAAATCTGTTAAAATAAGTAATAATGGGGGAGAATAATGATTTATACAGAAGCAGATTTGATCAAACAACCAATAATTGCAATTGAAACACCATTAATTATTACTGAGGAGCTACTAGCTTATTCACCAAACATTAAGGCTCTGAACAACGTTGTTATTAAAGGAGTTATTGCATATCATTCAAATCTTAATGCAATTAATATTGTCGCAACAATTATAGGAGAAATTATCGTTGAAGATGCTCGAACTTTAGAGCATTTTAGGGTACCAATTAATATCGCATGAAACGATGAATATAGTTTTAAATTTTTTAAAAAAAGTGATATTAATTATTTAAATGAGCAAAACTTTGATATAATAAAATATGCGTGAGATGAAATAATTATGAATATTCCTATTAATTTATCAAGAAATAGTGATAAAATAATTAGTGGTGATTCAACTTGACAAGTTTTTTCAGAAGAGGAATTTGCAGCATATCAAGCCACACAAGTGGATTCACGATGAGAACAATTACACGAAAAATTGGTTAAAACAACAAAGGAGGGGAAATAATGGCCGTACCATTTCGCAAAACATCCAAACAGGCAAAAAGAAAACGCCGTACCCATTTTAAATTAGTTGGGGCAACTTTAATAGCATGTAAAAACTGTGGGGCAACAATTAAGCCACACCGAGTTTGTCGTGAATGTGGATATTATAAAGATAAAGAAGTTATTAGGGTTGATTAATTTAATATTTCATTAATCAAAGAATCTTATTTAAGATTCTTTTTTTGTTTTTTTGGTAAAACAAGGGGAAATAATGGGACACATAAGAAATCTTGCTAAAAAGGTATATTTTTTCATGGTTTAAAAATGTTGTTTTTTTGTAAAAAAATCGTTAAAAGTGTTGCAAAGTGGGTAATAGTATCATATAATATGTAGGAAAGTGGGGGAGAATGGGATAAAATGGCATTATTAGGAACTTACAACCATACTTTAGATGATAAAGGAAGATTAACAATTCCTTCTAAAATGCGAGAGCAATTTAAAGATGAAAAAGTCTTTATATCTCTTGGTTTTGATGGTTGTATTGATGTTCGTAATGAAGCAGAGTGATTGAAGTGAACAGAAAAAGTTGCTTCAACAGGACAAGCCACACCCGAAGGACGGGCATTGACACGGAAAATTATGTCAATGTCTGATGAAACTACTTTCGATAATGCGGGGCGAATTAAAATCTCGTCCATTTTACAAACTAAAGCAAGTATTAGTAAAGATGTTGTTATTATTGGAAATAACGATCACTTGGAGTTATGAGATCCGCAAGTTTGAGAAAGTTATATTGACCAAGCACCAGGAATGGAAGAAGCGGCGAAGAATTTCGAGGAAAAAATTTAAGTTATGGAATTTAAACATCAAAGTGTTTTATTGCAAGAAGCTATTACTGGATTAAATATTGTTCCCAATGGGATTTATGTTGATTGCACCTTGGGGCGCGCTGGTCATAGTCTTGCAATTTTAAAACACTTATCAGCTGGAAAACTATATTGTTTTGAACAAGATGAGGAAGCAATTGTTGCTTCCCAGCAAATTTTACAACAAAGTAATTATCGTAATTATGAAATTATTAAAAATAACTTTGTTAATTTAGCAGCTGAATTACAGTTACGTCAAGTAAAAGCGGTCAATGGGATTTTATATGATCTTGGAGTTTCCTCCCCACAGTTAGATGACGACAAACGGGGGTTTAGTTACCGTTATGATAGTATCTTAGACATGCGGATGAATCAAGACCAAGTGTTAACAGCGCAAACAGTTATTAATACTTATTCTGCTATGGCGTTAGCAAAAGTTTTTCAAGAGTATGGTGAAGAACCTTTTGCAAAAGTTATCGCAAAAAATATTGTAACAGCTCGTGCTGAACAAACAATTGAAACCACCTTTCAATTAGTGACAATTATTAAAAAAAGTTTACCGCAGAAGGTCTTAAGAAAAGCGAAACATCCGGCAAAGCGAATTTTTCAAGCATTACGGATTGAAGTAAATCAAGAATTATCTGTTTTACAAGCGTCATTAGAACAAGCAGTAAAATTACTCGCTGTTAAAGGGCGACTGGTGGTAATTTCGTTTCATTCGTTAGAAGACCGGATTGTTAAAAAGTATTTTCAAACTTTAACACAAGACCCAAATTATGAAATTAATCAACAATTACCAACGATATCATATTTTGAAAGTAATTATCAAATTATTACTAAAAAAGCCGTTGTCCCAGCGGCCGATGAACAAACGCTTAATCCGCGCAGTACGAGTGCAAAATTGCGAATATTAGAACGGGTGAAATAATATTTGTTTTAAAAATATCCTAAAAGGAGGTGAACGAAATGGACTATAAACTAAAAGAAGTTTATGCTGTGTTAGAAATCAAAAATTACAGTTTTAGTTTTATGGTTGGTGTTTATAGTGAATCACAAATTAAAGTGCTCTATAAAAGACATCTTGAATATCGCTTTTGTGATAATGGGGTCATTATTGATGAAAAAAATGTTGCAAAAGAATTAGCGAATTTAATTAAAGATGCCAATCGCCAATTAGGAATTGAAATTGAACGGGTTGCAATTACAGTTCCGGCTAATAATATGACAATTAAAACTTCAACCAAAATGCTAAATTTAACACATAATCGTCTGATTACAAAAAATGATATTGATTCATTAATTACTTTAGCAAAAGAAGTACCATTATTAGATGATGAAACGGCTTTCTTTATTAGACCATATCGTTACATCCTCAATGAACAAAAAGCATTATCAGCGCCACCAATAGGGCAGGCGGCGCATAAAGTAAGTATTAAGGCAATTGTATATGTAACAAAAAAACAAATTATTCAAAGTATTTTTGCTACTTTAAAATATGCCAAAATAGAAATTATGGGTATCCTTCCAGAAGGGTTTAGTTTTGCATGGAATCTTGCTTCGCCAGTTGATTTGCAGAACGGGATTACAATTATTGATTGAGATCATGACAGTATTAAAGCTTATGTCTTTGTGCGTGAGACTTTATGTGACCAAATTATTATTCCGGGTGGAATTAAAAAAATTATTAATCGGTTACGTCATGTCTTAAATTGTGATAATAAGCAAGCACTAAAATATTTATATAAAATCATTAATCTAAATAATAATAGTAAAGATAATTTAATTATTTATAGTAAATACGATCAACAACAACAAAAACAATTGAATTTTACCCATCATGATTTAAAACGGATTGTTCATCATGTTTTAAATGAAGAAATGGAAACCTTGAATGAAAAATTGGCAAATAGCTTAGGGCGCTATAATTATCCAATGGTTGTTATTGGTGAAATTTTACGAATTAGTGGGTTTAAAGAAACCTTATTAGCGTTAAATAAAGACCGCAATATTTCGGTTTATACTTCTCCAACATTAGGGGCAAAAGAAACATGAACGACTGGTTTATTAGGAAATATTTATTATCAACATTTAGCTAATAAAGTTAGTGCAACCAATGTGCAATCAGTTGATCATCGTTATATTCGTTATCTAAATAATAACCTTGATAAAAAAGGACGTATGTTACCACACGAAGGAGGGGGCGAACAACCAGTAATGCCCGGGGGTGCTCCACAAGGGGTCGTGAATCTTAATAACCAACATTTAAATGGTTCACAACAATATCAACAAAAATATTACCAAAATATTAAATAAATAGTACAATATATATAAAAAAAATGGAGGAATAAAGGTTATGGACAATTTTGATAATTATGAACAAGTTGCGTCGATAAAAGTGATTGGAATCGGTGGAGCTGGTAATAATGCTGTTAATAGAATGATTGAAGCTGGTGTCCAGGGAGTTGAATTTATTGTTGCGAATACTGATGCCCAAATTATTAGTGTTTCAAAATCAAAAAATAAAATTGTATTAGGAAAAGAAACATCAAAAGGGCTTGGAGCAGGTGCTAATCCTGATGTTGGTCGACAAGCCGCAATTGAGTCAGCAGAAGAAATCAAAGAAGCTTTAAAAGGAGCAGATATGGTTTTTGTTGCCGCTGGAATGGGTGGTGGAACTGGAACTGGTGCGGCACCCATTATTGCTAAAATTGCAAAAGAACAAGGGGCATTAACGGTTGGAATTATTACAACCCCATTTTCCTTTGAAGGTCGTGCTCGAAACAGTTATGCGATTCAAGGAACCGAAGAATTACGAAAACATGTTGATTCATTAATTATTATTTCAAACGACCGCTTATTGGAAGTAATTGGAGGAGTTCCCTTGAAAGATTCCTTTAAAGAAGCTGATAATATTTTACGGCAAGGAGTACAAACAATTACCGATTTAATTGCGGTGCCATCATTAATTAACTTAGACTTTGCTGATATTAAAACTGTAATGAAAAGCAAAGGGAATGCTTTGTTTGGAATTGGAATTGGTTCAGGAAAAGATAAAGCAATTGAAGCGGCCAACAAGGCGATTATTTCACCATTATTAGAAGCTTCAATTCGCGGCGCAAAAGATGCAATTATTAATGTTACTGGTGGAAATACATTAACATTAAATGATGCTAATGATGCTGTTGATATTGTTAAACAAGCAATTGGGGGCGAAGTTAATATTATTTTTGGAACAGCTGTTAATGAACACTTAGATGATGAGATGATTGTTACTGTAATTGCCACAGGGTTTGATGAAGATGAAAATTTTATTAACCCAGATAATAATTATCGTGCTTCAATGGAAGAATTTGAAGAACCAACCGCAAAAGGATCATCACGAACAACCGGAGCGGATGATGACGAAGAAGACCAAGAAGTGGTTCGCAAGCGTCCTAGTTATTTTAATAGTTTACAAGAAAATGCTGGTCGTGAAACAGCAAATGCAAATCGACGAATCAATGCGTGAAAAGAACATGTCAATGAAAATAATCGCTCAGCTGATAATGATAATGATGATGACGATGATGATTTACCACCATTTGTTCGTCGTAGTTGATAATAATGAGCATTTTTAAGAAAAAACCTAAAAGCATTTACGATTCTCAGCCACGGATTGATTTTAATGACACTGCTGTTGAACCAATTGTCCAAACTGATCACAAGGAAACTAAACTATCACAACCATCATCGGTTCCTTTTCAAAAGGTTACTTTTGATGCGCCTAAACCAGTGCAAAATGATACTAGTGACGCCACTAGTTCAATGATGAGCACTGGTTTTGTTGCCGATAGTTATCATGATGCGCCCAAAATGGCGGATTTATTATTAAGTAAAGGACAATTAGTTGTCCATTTGGAAAAGTTATCAAAAGAAGAACGTATTCGCTTGTTAGATTTTATGACTGGAGTAATGTATGCCTTGGATGGTGAGGTTCAGAAGTTAGAACATAAAACTTATCAATTTATGATTGCAAAAGATGCTGAATAAAACGCAATTATTACAACATTACCAACAAGATTATGATCTAATTAACAAAATTAAAGGATGGTGTGCGCAAGCTCGTCAAGGCAAAATTGTTATGACGGGTTTTCTTGATTTACGCCAACTTGCAATTTTAGCGGCGATTTTACGCCAAGAAAAAATTACAGATTATACTATTCATACTCCATTTACGAATGGCTTTCGCCAAACGGTTAGTTTCAATAGTCGCCAAGATAATACCGTTGTTTTAGGTGCCTTACAGCCAACCCCCGGAAGTTTACAACATCATACTGTGCTGGGGTTTATTTTAAACCAGTTGCAGTTAGATTTACGGGTAATTGGTGATTTATATGTCACAGCAACAATGATTTTCCTTAGTGTCTTAACAACAATTAAACCAGTTTTTACAGAGACGCCAATGGTAGTTCAAAAACAGCTTTTAACATGACAAGAAGTAACAGCCCCCGTTGTGTTAGATCATCAATTTACGATTTTGACAAAAACGGTCAAAAGTTTACGATTAGATGCTATTGTTAGTGCTATTTGTAATATGTCACGTCAAAAAGCACAAGCATATGTGGAAGCAGATAATGTTTATGTTAATTTTTCGATGGTAAATAATAAGACTTTTCAAGTTGCTTGTGATATTATAATATCGATAAGGCGGTATGGGCGTTTTAAAATTAATGAAATTATTCTTACCAAAAATCAATATTATCGTATTACAATTGCAAAATTTGCATAAAAGTAGGGGAAATTATGGCAGAACAAGATAGAGATTTACGAACAGTTATTCGAGAGCAAAATGAAATTATTGAGAAGCTAACAATAGATAATCGCCAATTAGTCCAACGGTTGCAAGAACTACAACATTTAGAACATATTTCACGCTATAATATTGAGAAATCGCGAGAAGCTTTTGAAGTTGCTAGTCATAATGCCGGGCGCATTATTATGAAAGCGGTTGATTTTTCGTATGCCTTTAAAGAAGAAATTGCGACATTATTAGAAACCATTGACCAGCACCGCCATAATCCGCAAAATGTGTTAAAAGTAATTGATGAGTTTTTGGAACGAAATAAACGCATTTATGCTTTTTCAATTAATGATGGGGAACGCATTACCGAAATGATTAAAAAAGAAATTATTAACAAAATTAGATAAATAGTGTAAGATTTATCTATAAGAAAACAAACCACAATTATTTGGCCTTTTTATCGCAGCAAGATTAGGATGATGAGAGCTAATTATAAAACCCAAATAATTATCCCTTGTTTTTACAACTAAACAAGCATTGTAAAAAAAGGTAAATATTGTCATGATATTTATAAAGTAAGATGGTACCGCGCTATATAGCGCTCTTATAGTCTTACTTTTTTTATGACAGAAAGGAACGATTTTAATGAACTATAAAGATACCTTATTGACACCAAATACTTTATTTGAAATGAAAGCAAATTTAACTGAGAAAGAACCAAAAATTCAGTTGGAATGATTACGCACGAATGTGGTTAAGGTTCGTTATCAGCATAACAACGACCACCCAGCGTTTATTTTACATGATGGCCCTCCGTATGCTAATGGCGACTTGCATGTTGGTCATGCCTTAAATAAAATTTTAAAAGATTTTATTGTTCGTTATTATAACCAAAAGGGTTGCTACAGTCCCTGAATTTGTGGATGAGATACTCATGGTTTACCAATTGAAACGGCGGTTGTTAAAAGTGGGGTTGATCGTAAAACAACACGTCCAGTAGCATTTCGCCAAATTTGTCGGAAATATGCTTTAGAGCAAATTGACCAACAAATTGCTCAATTTAGTCGGTTGGGATTATTTAGTGATTTCACAAATCGTTATGTAACCTTAGATTTAGAATATGAATTAGAACAATTACGCTTATTTCAAACAATGGTGGAAAAACAGTTAGTTTATCGCCAGTTAAAACCAATTTATTGATCACCATCAAGTGAATCAGCGTTAGCGGAAGCTGAAATTGAATATGAAGAATTATCAGCCCCTTCGATTTATGTTACTTTTACGGTGACAACGGGGAATAAGTTAATTGCTGCGGGTACAAAAATTGTCATTTGAACAACAACACCTTGAACAATTCCGATGAACCAATTATTAGCCGTTGGAGGTGACATCATTTATGTTGAAGTGTTAGTACAAAAGGTCAAATATTTAGTGGCCAAAGCATTATTAGCTGAAGTTCAAGCAACAATTGGTTGAGAAAAAGTTAAAGTTTTACAAGAAGTTACAGGAACAGACTTAGTTGGAATTATTACAAAGCATCCGTTATATAATCGTGATAGTCCTGTTGTTCTTGGTCATCATGTTACAACTGAAGCTGGAACTGGAATTGTCCATACTGCCTCGGGGTTTGGTGAAGATGATTATCACATTGCGCGGGCTAATAATATTCCTATTTTTGCGCCGTTAGATGATGAGGGAAAATATACTAAAGAAGTTGAAGATGATACGTTAACAGGTCTTTTTTATGAAAATGCCAATAAATTAATTGGGCAACGCTTAGAACAAAATGGGGCTTTATTAAAATTAAAATTTATTAAGCATAAACATCCAATTGATTGACGAACAAAAAAACCAGTTATTTATCGGGCAACAGCCCAATGGTTTGTTTCAATTGAAAAACTGAAACCAACATTATTAACGGAAATTAAAAAAGTCCAATGAAGTCCGCAGTGAGCAGCAAGACGAATGGAAACAATGATTGAAAACCGCCAAGATTGATGTATTTCACGTCAGCGCTTATGAGGGGTACCAATTATTGCTTTTTATGATGAAAATAATGTCCCGCAATTTAGTGCGGAATTAATTGATTATGTTATTAAACTCTTTCAACAAGCAAAAACAACCGACATTTGGTTTGAATGAACAGCGGATCAATTGTTACCACCAGCATATCAAAACCGCCAGTGACGAAAAGAACAAGATATTATGGATGTATGGTTTGATAGTGGTGTTAGTAATTTAGCGGTTACAAAAACACACCAGTTACCGCACCCCGTTAATGTTTATTTAGAAGGCATTGATCAATTTCGGGGGTGATTTAATTCTTCGTTAATTACTTCGGTTGTCGCAACTGGCCATGCTCCTTATCAAGTTGTTTTATCGCATGGTTTTGCAAATGACGAAAAGGGTCGTAAGATGAGTAAATCATTAGGAAATGTTATTTCACCGTTAGCAATTACAGATCAATATGGGGCAGATATTTTACGAATGTGAGTGGCAGCGGTTGATTATCGTGATGATGTTAAAATTGGTCCTGATATTTTAAAACAAATTGCTGAAGCATATCGTAAAATTCGCAATACATTACGCTTTTTACTAGCTAATTTAACTGATTTTAATCCAGCAACGGATCTTCATGATGATTTAGCCGAAGTTGATTGATATGTTTTACATTTAGCTCGTGAATTTCAACAAAAAGTTAGTCGTAGTTATGAAGAATTTAACTTTAATAATGTTTATATGTTAATTAATAATTTTGTTACAACAACATTATCGAAGTTTTACTTAGATTTTACAAAAGATATTTTATATATTGAAGCAGCAACAAATCCTCGTCGTCGTGCGGTTCAAACAACATTATATTATTTATATCGCATTTTAAGTGATGTGTTAAAACCAATTATTCCGCATACAATTGAGGAAAGTCATAAATTTATTAAATATCCGCATCAACAAACTTCGGTGCATTTAGAAGAAAACTTTGTTTTTGACAAACCAATTAGTATTGAGTTAATAGCAAAGTGAGAGCAAGTTTTAAAATTACGCGATGATGTCAATAAAGAGTTAGAATATCGTCGTGAGCGCAAGGAAATTAAGAAATCGTTAGAATGTCAATTAACGATTGCATTAAAACCAGCCTATGCTCAGTTAGCAACAATTATTGATTTACATCAAATCTTTATTGTTAGTGAAATTATTTTTACAACAACCGCTCCTAATTTAACAGAATATGAAACAAGTTACTTAGCAGCCCAAGAAAAAGAAGGCTTTAAATGTCAACGTTGTTGAATGATTTATGATCATTTAAATGCTGAAAATAATGATATTTGTGATCGTTGTTTTAATGTGTTATTAGTTAAAAATGTGCGATAATAATAGCAAATATAAAAAAGGAGTTAGAAAAAATGAGAGAACGAACAAAGCAATTTTGAAATGATGTTCATGAGCATTTTAAAAATCGCAATTATAATTGAAAATTTAAGCTCCAAGTTTGCTTACCAATTTTTATTGGGTTATTAATCTTAGATATTATTACAAAGCAATTAGCTTTTCATTTATTATCCCATGATATTAATGCCCCTCAAGTTAAGTTTCTTGATGGTTTTATTAACTTTCAGTTTGTTATTAATACTGGAATTGCGTTTGGTGCCAATGCCGATAATTTAGTGGGAACAATTATCGGTGCTGTTTTAATTACCGCATTAGCTTTTACTATTTTTCTATATATTAATAGTAAAACAGCCGCGGTTGGTTTAATTATGATTACTTGTGGTGGAATTGGGAACTTGATTGACCGTATGTGAAACCATGGTGGCGTTATTGACTTTTTAGCTTGAGTGCTCTTTCCGCCCTATAGTATTTTTAATTTAGCTGATACTTGAGTAACATTTGGCATTGTTGTTTTAGTGTTAGCAATTATTATTGAAATTGTGCGCTTTTATCGTGAACGTGCGCGTAGTAATCGCGAAGAAAGTATTATTAATAATGGATAAAATTACTGTTATTGCCACAGCAAGTGGTCGGATTGATAAAGTTTTGGTTGCTGTGTTAGCAACAACAACTACTCCTTTATCACGAACAAAAATTCAAGAATT
This genomic window from Spiroplasma sp. SV19 contains:
- the mraZ gene encoding division/cell wall cluster transcriptional repressor MraZ, with the protein product MALLGTYNHTLDDKGRLTIPSKMREQFKDEKVFISLGFDGCIDVRNEAEWLKWTEKVASTGQATPEGRALTRKIMSMSDETTFDNAGRIKISSILQTKASISKDVVIIGNNDHLELWDPQVWESYIDQAPGMEEAAKNFEEKI
- a CDS encoding MurR/RpiR family transcriptional regulator, with the protein product MMIITYDKENQLTALQVQLVEKLNKDIQSVLELTINELADSLFINTSTLSRLIKKLGFENYSKFKVWVAGKYNNIKEFDIQEDNTTLHNVVDNIYKLHTYALDETYRNLKVNQLEKIIDTIHNSKRIVIWGITRHGLICDNLNLHLNVLKYNSTYLSNYYATIQIIETLEADDILILISKSLQDAEYHFLIEIATKRNVKIILLTINKEYKGPANLQKLTLENTEILNFYVDNPRYVSRLMLINIIFGMLIAKYHPTHNEEYQDYYLAIDEWHEYVKKMK
- the rsmH gene encoding 16S rRNA (cytosine(1402)-N(4))-methyltransferase RsmH, with amino-acid sequence MEFKHQSVLLQEAITGLNIVPNGIYVDCTLGRAGHSLAILKHLSAGKLYCFEQDEEAIVASQQILQQSNYRNYEIIKNNFVNLAAELQLRQVKAVNGILYDLGVSSPQLDDDKRGFSYRYDSILDMRMNQDQVLTAQTVINTYSAMALAKVFQEYGEEPFAKVIAKNIVTARAEQTIETTFQLVTIIKKSLPQKVLRKAKHPAKRIFQALRIEVNQELSVLQASLEQAVKLLAVKGRLVVISFHSLEDRIVKKYFQTLTQDPNYEINQQLPTISYFESNYQIITKKAVVPAADEQTLNPRSTSAKLRILERVK
- a CDS encoding cell division protein FtsA, with translation MDYKLKEVYAVLEIKNYSFSFMVGVYSESQIKVLYKRHLEYRFCDNGVIIDEKNVAKELANLIKDANRQLGIEIERVAITVPANNMTIKTSTKMLNLTHNRLITKNDIDSLITLAKEVPLLDDETAFFIRPYRYILNEQKALSAPPIGQAAHKVSIKAIVYVTKKQIIQSIFATLKYAKIEIMGILPEGFSFAWNLASPVDLQNGITIIDWDHDSIKAYVFVRETLCDQIIIPGGIKKIINRLRHVLNCDNKQALKYLYKIINLNNNSKDNLIIYSKYDQQQQKQLNFTHHDLKRIVHHVLNEEMETLNEKLANSLGRYNYPMVVIGEILRISGFKETLLALNKDRNISVYTSPTLGAKETWTTGLLGNIYYQHLANKVSATNVQSVDHRYIRYLNNNLDKKGRMLPHEGGGEQPVMPGGAPQGVVNLNNQHLNGSQQYQQKYYQNIK
- the pheT gene encoding phenylalanine--tRNA ligase subunit beta translates to MIITRKWLNRYIDFEDVSNDEIVAALNSLGFEVERTHDFDRNTNVVCGRIQVVNEIPDTHLKFCLVDTGQELVDPIVCGAKNPTENGYAVVAKPGAVLANGMKIEPRQIKGYASEGMLCSLSELGIADKYLTAEEKDEIILTFNEKEVSYDMIGADDVLAKIGLTDYLFEIDLTLNRSDCLSAYELVRELAHYFSRELYPLELESTENLKEYQNPLKVELDSSAVQSAISVNVKLTTEQTSLKLAERIWLKISEYQSNIADPLGDLTIKTALETGQPLLIYDFNKIKTTLKITDNYENKTFGIKKGDLVVVDGAEFVELIGVRVNPMYAVSSETTEMTVLALHLNHIMMRQQQRKVGISNINLQRYIKPLSYATVGLGLSRYLYLLKINGFLEELSVLNFIKEYKKAVEPISITLTEINHLVGHNFKITDIKALLEPLAFRLQETGENLLVTPPVTRTDIFQKADLIEEIARLFGYDQITPQAPVAPHLAKVKRPREKTMKNFETFLLNNGFYQAKTYALVSTKEVENFNFFNYQKPYHLLSPLSQEHEVMRLSLTNSLLDSIAYNNARNNKNVKLFTVEKIYANGGESYYHGAFVSQSEIVQNKATGDKLTNSYYYMKSLLEAYLQSEQIDLNELTYQTAPANNVYHPYQTSEIWLGNQLLAVLGVIHPVYSKEHALKNPVYFGEVNFDVIFNYSAKKRTFFTDLYKFTPSSRDISVWVPNELNYQDIKKTILTAVEDVVTMEVIDQYFDEKTMPNHRALTISFTFNNMVKQLTEAEINQQFDKIKANLAKLKLQIR
- the rpmF gene encoding 50S ribosomal protein L32 codes for the protein MAVPFRKTSKQAKRKRRTHFKLVGATLIACKNCGATIKPHRVCRECGYYKDKEVIRVD
- a CDS encoding DUF177 domain-containing protein, which translates into the protein MIYTEADLIKQPIIAIETPLIITEELLAYSPNIKALNNVVIKGVIAYHSNLNAINIVATIIGEIIVEDARTLEHFRVPINIAWNDEYSFKFFKKSDINYLNEQNFDIIKYAWDEIIMNIPINLSRNSDKIISGDSTWQVFSEEEFAAYQATQVDSRWEQLHEKLVKTTKEGK